In one Culex quinquefasciatus strain JHB chromosome 2, VPISU_Cqui_1.0_pri_paternal, whole genome shotgun sequence genomic region, the following are encoded:
- the LOC6031783 gene encoding ficolin-2 yields the protein MLSLGLLITLASLCGGAVLVSEEDGKQIQLQEAAAFGYEILEHRLDNLQNTFFKLFTSIEKVEQTRVEGQRAMLEQIQKGITVQTVNQGAHRIIEDCMQADVSGRYLLRPVGSSKTFAVVCEAESLGGGWIVIQQRINGTVEFNRNWEGYKNGFGSVGQFNEFWLGLERMHQLTISDSYELAVELRNESSHYGFALFSNFKVAGESDKYRLFSGFRYSEGIIGNAMQISYNEQFSTSDNDNDQLSDMHCGSKYNSGWWFFQCDRANLNGPYKKDPQTGRGIYWKNWADAATYSRIMIRRC from the exons ATGCTGTCACTAGGCTTGCTTATCACGTTGGCTTCGCTTTGTGGAGGAGCGGTTCTCGTTTCGGAGGAAGATGGCAAACAAATTCAGTTACAGGAAGCTGCGGCTTTCGGATACGAGATACTGGAACATCGGCTTGATAATCTGCAAAATAC CTTCTTCAAATTGTTCACATCAATCGAGAAAGTCGAACAAACCAGGGTGGAGGGTCAACGCGCAATGTTGGAACAAATACAGAAAGGAATCACAGT ACAAACTGTGAATCAGGGAGCACATAGAATCATTGAGGATTGCATGCAAGCGGATGTATCGGGAAGGTATTTACTACGTCCAGTTGGTAGCTCCAAAACTTTCGCTGTGGTCTGTGAAGCAGAATCCTTAGGGGGAGGATGGATTGTGATTCAGCAGAGAATCAATGGAACAGTGGAGTTCAATCGTAACTGGGAAGGATACAAGAATGGATTTGGTTCTGTTGGACAGTTCAACGAGTTTTGGCTAGGCTTAGAAAGGATGCACCAGTTGACAATATCTGATAGCTATGAACTGGCGGTTGAATTGAGAAACGAATCCTCACACTATGGTTTCGCTTTATTTTCTAACTTCAAAGTTGCTGGAGAGAGCGACAAATATCGGCTATTCAGTGGATTCAGATATAGCGAAGGAATAATTGGTAATGCGATGCAAATTTCGTACAATGAACAATTTTCAACGAGTGATAACGATAATGATCAATTATCTGATATGCATTGTGGATCCAAATACAACAGTGGATGGTGGTTTTTCCAATGTGATCGAGC GAACCTCAATGGCCCGTACAAGAAAGACCCTCAAACTGGACGAGGTATCTACTGGAAAAACTGGGCAGATGCTGCGACCTACAGTCGGATTATGATCCGACGCTGTTAG